In Candidatus Binatia bacterium, a single genomic region encodes these proteins:
- the hflK gene encoding FtsH protease activity modulator HflK, producing MPDQWLPGRPPGSQGPNDPIAELQKLWGQIVGGRGGGNGQSPPGPGFSLSPSLLAAILAAVWLLSGIFIVAPDERGIVLRFGRVVREAGPGPGYHLPWPIEEVMKPSVTAIRKEEFGFRTVSVGPPARYVDEDSEALMVTGDENIVKLQFIVQYRIKPDASGPSDFLFKVHDGQRTVRDAAEAAMREVIGRSDIDDALTEGKDRIQTEAQVLMQQIVDRYSLGAEIMTVKLQDVDPPDQVADAFKDVISAQQDRERMINEATGYSNDVVPKARGQAAQMLNEADAYAQTKVRDAEGSAGRFSALQAEYAKASDVTRTRLYLETMEQVVGRSNLIVLDANSAKQVVPYLPLDQMLKAPKPAAAEPAAKP from the coding sequence GTGCCTGACCAGTGGTTGCCGGGTCGCCCTCCGGGCTCCCAGGGGCCGAACGACCCCATCGCCGAGTTGCAGAAGCTCTGGGGCCAGATCGTCGGAGGCCGCGGCGGCGGCAACGGCCAGTCTCCTCCCGGACCGGGCTTCAGCCTGAGCCCGTCGCTTCTGGCGGCGATCCTGGCCGCCGTGTGGCTGCTGTCGGGAATCTTCATCGTTGCGCCCGACGAGCGCGGCATCGTGCTGCGCTTCGGCCGCGTGGTCCGCGAAGCGGGCCCCGGCCCCGGCTATCACCTGCCGTGGCCGATCGAGGAAGTGATGAAGCCGTCGGTCACCGCCATCCGCAAGGAGGAATTCGGGTTCCGCACGGTGTCGGTCGGCCCTCCGGCGCGCTACGTCGACGAGGACAGCGAGGCGCTGATGGTCACGGGCGACGAGAACATCGTCAAGCTCCAGTTCATCGTGCAGTACCGCATCAAGCCCGACGCCAGCGGCCCTTCCGATTTCCTCTTCAAGGTCCATGACGGCCAGAGAACGGTGCGGGACGCCGCCGAAGCCGCGATGCGCGAAGTGATCGGCCGCAGCGACATCGACGACGCGCTGACCGAAGGCAAGGACAGGATCCAGACCGAGGCCCAGGTGCTGATGCAGCAGATCGTCGACCGCTACAGCCTCGGCGCCGAGATCATGACCGTCAAGCTCCAGGACGTCGATCCTCCCGACCAGGTTGCCGACGCGTTCAAGGACGTGATCAGCGCGCAGCAGGACCGCGAAAGAATGATCAACGAGGCCACCGGCTACAGCAACGACGTCGTCCCGAAGGCTCGGGGCCAGGCGGCGCAGATGCTGAACGAGGCCGACGCGTACGCGCAGACCAAGGTGCGCGACGCCGAAGGCTCGGCGGGACGATTCAGTGCGCTGCAGGCCGAGTACGCCAAGGCCAGCGACGTCACGCGCACGCGCCTGTACCTGGAAACGATGGAACAGGTGGTGGGCCGCAGCAATCTCATCGTCCTCGACGCCAACTCGGCAAAGCAGGTCGTGCCTTACCTTCCGCTGGACCAGATGCTCAAGGCACCAAAACCCGCGGCGGCAGAGCCGGCGGCGAAACCGTGA
- a CDS encoding protease modulator HflC: MNRRHLPLAIFLVVLAATWNLALYTVPQWKQAMVVQLGEPVRIVQEPGLYWKIPFVQNVLYFDLRLMDYDASPRDVLTKDKQQLVVDNFARWRIRDPLQFYRTVRDEAGAASRLDDIIYSDVRENLGRHTLAEIIKTDRPQIMAEVTQACDKKTRDYGIEIADVRIKRADLPVKTEMNVFSRMRTERERLAKKFRAEGDEEARKVRSEADKQVSILMAEARKSSEIRRGEGDAQAVKIFADASARDPDFYLFVRTLEAYRNAIQPGTSLVLSPDSEFLHLFQGDRRPARP; this comes from the coding sequence ATGAACCGCCGACATCTGCCCCTGGCAATCTTCCTCGTCGTGCTCGCCGCCACGTGGAATCTCGCGCTCTACACCGTTCCGCAGTGGAAACAGGCGATGGTCGTCCAGCTCGGCGAGCCGGTGCGCATCGTCCAGGAGCCCGGCCTGTACTGGAAGATCCCGTTCGTCCAGAACGTGCTCTACTTCGACCTTCGCCTGATGGACTACGACGCCTCTCCGCGCGACGTGCTGACCAAGGACAAGCAGCAGCTCGTCGTCGACAACTTCGCGCGCTGGCGCATCCGCGATCCGCTGCAGTTCTACCGCACCGTGCGCGACGAGGCCGGCGCCGCCTCGCGCCTCGACGACATCATCTATTCGGACGTCCGTGAGAACCTCGGTCGTCACACGCTGGCGGAGATCATCAAGACCGACCGTCCCCAGATCATGGCCGAGGTGACACAGGCCTGCGACAAGAAGACGCGCGACTACGGCATCGAGATCGCCGACGTGCGCATCAAGCGCGCCGACCTGCCGGTCAAGACCGAGATGAACGTCTTCAGTCGCATGCGCACCGAGCGCGAGCGCCTGGCCAAGAAGTTCCGCGCCGAAGGCGACGAGGAGGCACGCAAGGTGCGCTCGGAGGCCGACAAGCAGGTCTCGATCCTGATGGCCGAAGCACGCAAGTCCTCGGAGATCCGCCGCGGCGAAGGCGATGCCCAGGCCGTGAAGATCTTCGCCGACGCGAGCGCGCGCGATCCCGACTTCTACCTGTTCGTCCGCACCCTGGAGGCCTATCGGAACGCGATCCAGCCCGGCACTTCGCTGGTTCTTTCTCCCGACAGCGAGTTCCTTCACCTGTTCCAGGGCGACCGCAGGCCGGCCCGGCCGTAA
- a CDS encoding porin family protein, with the protein MFSRSHGYLATALAGALVATTSVAALAADEASPYGGKSAYVSAGGVYAIENSDSNITQGSLDNSGGYDLRLGYGFNDWAAAEVEWQAMTHFDTNSHDPATGIENNPSPEARLLSLNGRYSPLTGRFQPYGLIGGGWYNVQADTQRNSLHESSFAMKFGIGLAAYITNRAGVAVEAAYILPLSGTLAGGHSFDVIPLTFSFFFHFK; encoded by the coding sequence ATGTTTTCAAGGAGCCACGGATACCTGGCCACTGCGCTGGCGGGAGCGCTGGTCGCGACGACCTCGGTGGCCGCCCTCGCGGCCGACGAAGCGAGCCCATACGGCGGAAAGTCGGCTTACGTCAGCGCCGGCGGTGTGTACGCAATCGAGAATTCCGACTCGAACATCACCCAGGGAAGCCTCGACAACAGTGGCGGCTACGACCTGCGCCTCGGCTACGGGTTCAATGACTGGGCCGCGGCCGAGGTCGAATGGCAGGCGATGACCCACTTCGACACGAACTCGCACGACCCGGCCACCGGCATCGAGAACAATCCGTCGCCCGAAGCCCGACTGCTGAGCCTCAACGGCAGGTACTCGCCGCTGACCGGCCGCTTCCAGCCCTACGGGCTGATCGGCGGCGGCTGGTACAACGTGCAGGCCGACACGCAGCGCAACTCCCTCCACGAGAGCTCGTTCGCGATGAAGTTCGGCATCGGCCTTGCGGCCTACATCACGAACCGCGCGGGAGTCGCCGTCGAAGCCGCCTACATCCTCCCGCTGAGCGGCACACTGGCCGGCGGCCACAGCTTCGACGTCATCCCCCTCACCTTCAGCTTCTTCTTCCACTTCAAGTAG
- a CDS encoding response regulator — MAAIRILLVEDDEDDYTLTRELLAEVEDEQFDLVWAPTYEDAILEIRRGGYDVFLVDYRLGRRSGLDLLCGELQEGRLGPVIILTGQDAREVDVEAMKHGAAGYLVKSELRSRHLARTLRYAIEGYAAKVQEPASGFAPAAPSKRGRTVALIGAKGGAGTTTIVANVASALCGRGLSVTAIEMRGDYGNLTRLVNIAPLHDMATLLVLEPHQITPEKVEQSLSRHLNGLRVLASPQNPEDFGILRVEQARAILDAAIRTSDLVIIDLASQATAVNKEILCKADLVAMVIEREPSSVAAARVMMSLFQSWNVRVPIGSVIVSRLQMPDAIAAADINSQLGLKKYGIIPAAPELFHKGATTLQPVIVAHPAHPVGKALDELALFLLLVR, encoded by the coding sequence ATGGCCGCGATTCGAATCCTGCTCGTCGAGGACGACGAAGACGACTATACGCTTACCCGCGAGCTGCTCGCCGAAGTCGAGGACGAGCAGTTCGACCTGGTGTGGGCGCCGACTTACGAAGACGCGATCCTCGAGATCCGTCGCGGCGGCTACGACGTCTTCCTCGTCGACTACCGCCTCGGCCGTCGCAGCGGCCTCGATCTGCTTTGCGGCGAGCTGCAGGAAGGGCGCCTCGGTCCCGTCATCATCCTGACCGGACAGGACGCGCGCGAAGTCGACGTCGAGGCGATGAAGCACGGCGCGGCGGGCTACCTCGTCAAGAGCGAGCTGCGCTCACGCCATCTCGCGCGCACGCTTCGCTACGCGATCGAAGGTTACGCGGCCAAGGTGCAGGAGCCGGCCTCCGGTTTTGCGCCGGCTGCGCCATCGAAGCGGGGACGCACCGTCGCGCTGATCGGCGCCAAGGGCGGCGCAGGCACGACGACGATCGTCGCCAACGTCGCTTCCGCGCTGTGCGGCAGGGGCCTGTCGGTCACTGCGATCGAGATGCGCGGCGACTACGGAAACCTGACGAGGCTCGTCAACATCGCGCCGCTGCACGACATGGCGACGCTGCTCGTGCTCGAGCCCCACCAGATCACGCCGGAAAAAGTCGAGCAGAGCCTTTCGCGCCACTTGAACGGGCTGCGGGTGCTGGCTTCCCCGCAAAATCCCGAGGATTTCGGCATCCTGCGCGTCGAACAGGCGCGTGCGATTCTGGACGCCGCGATCCGCACGTCCGACCTGGTGATCATCGACCTTGCGTCCCAGGCCACGGCCGTCAACAAGGAAATCCTCTGCAAGGCGGACCTCGTCGCCATGGTCATCGAGCGCGAGCCGTCGTCCGTCGCAGCAGCGCGCGTGATGATGTCGCTGTTCCAGTCGTGGAACGTGCGCGTGCCGATCGGCAGCGTCATCGTCTCGCGCCTGCAGATGCCGGATGCGATTGCGGCGGCCGACATCAACTCGCAACTCGGGCTGAAGAAGTACGGCATCATTCCTGCGGCGCCGGAGCTGTTTCACAAAGGGGCGACGACGCTGCAGCCGGTCATCGTCGCGCACCCTGCGCATCCCGTCGGCAAGGCTCTCGACGAGCTCGCCCTCTTCCTCCTGCTCGTCCGCTGA
- a CDS encoding biopolymer transporter ExbD yields the protein MALGKIQLDDSGESLMAEINITPLTDVFLVLLIIFMITTSAMVESAATVNLPKAQQVVEESRGLTVTVTADHKVFVNQLPVELAQLEPTLRDLLADDPKKLVILQGDESVVLGEAVDILQAAKRAGATAVSIAAQKGPAAAAPAAPAQ from the coding sequence ATGGCTCTCGGGAAGATCCAGCTCGACGACTCGGGCGAGTCGTTGATGGCCGAGATCAACATCACTCCGCTGACCGACGTGTTCCTCGTGCTGCTGATCATCTTCATGATCACGACCTCCGCGATGGTCGAGTCGGCGGCGACGGTGAACCTTCCGAAGGCCCAGCAGGTGGTCGAGGAATCGAGGGGGCTCACGGTGACGGTGACGGCCGACCACAAGGTCTTCGTCAACCAGCTCCCGGTCGAGCTGGCCCAGCTCGAGCCGACCCTTCGCGATCTGCTCGCCGACGACCCGAAGAAGCTCGTGATCCTGCAGGGCGACGAGAGCGTCGTGCTGGGCGAGGCCGTCGACATCCTGCAGGCGGCCAAGAGAGCAGGGGCCACGGCGGTCTCGATCGCCGCCCAGAAGGGCCCCGCGGCAGCGGCGCCGGCGGCCCCGGCCCAGTAG